GCAGCGAGCGGTCGTGCTGGTGCAGCGTCAGCGCCACGCTGCACGCATCGCACTGCAGCGTCTCGCCGCACTCCCAGCACTGGATCGAGCTGGCGTAGCCGCGCCGGTTCAGGAACAGCAGCGTCTGTCCCTTCGCCAGGAAGTTGGCTTTCATCGCCTCGATGAGCTGCTCGGAGAGGCCGCCGCTGGCGGCGATGTCGCGCCCGCGCAGGTCGATCGCTTCCATGCGCGGCGGCGGGCTGGCCGTCACGCGCGTCGGCAGCACGAGGTGGCGGTAGCGGCCCTCGCGCGCGTGGCGCCAGCTCTCCAGCGACGGCGTGGCCGACCCGAGCACGACCGGGCATCCCTCGATGCGTGCACGCATCACCGCGGTATCGCGCGCGTGATAGCGGACGCCGTCGTCCTGCTTGTAGGCGGCGTCGTGCTCCTCGTCGACGACGATCACGCCGAGCGAAGGCAGCGGCGCGAGCACCGCCGAGCGCGCGCCGACGGCGATGCGAGCCTGCCCGCGCGCGATGCGCCGCCACTCGTCCCATCGCTCGCCCGGCGTCAGGTCGCTGTGCAGCACCGCCACCAGATCGCCGAAGCGGCCGCGCAGGCGCGCGACCACCTGATGCGTCAGCGAAATCTCCGGCACCAGCACCAGGGCGCCGCTGCCGCGCTGGAGCACCGACTCGATCGTGCGCAGGTAGATCTCGGTCTTGCCGCTGGCAGTCACGCCCTGCAGCAGGAACGTCGAGAAGGATCCGAGCCCGGCCTCGATGGCTTCGACCGCGTGCGCCTGCGCCTGCGTCAGCTCGGGCGCTTCGTAGTGCTCGCTGATCGCGGCAGGCGCTCGGAACATCTCGCTCCTGGACAGGCGCACCAGGCCCGCCTCCGCCAGCGCCGGCAGCGACGCGCCGGCGGACGGAAACAGCTCGGCCAGCTCGCTGACGGTCGCGCTTCGATGCGGCAGCGTCAGCAGATGCTCGAACAGCGCGCGGCGCTTGGGCGCACGCGTGAACAGTGCCGCTTCGGTGGCTTCGTCGGCCATGCGCTCGACGGTCACCAGCGTCTCGTAGCGCGTCTTCGCCCGCGGCGAGCCCAGCACGTCCTCGATGCCGACGACGCCGCGCTCGGCCAGCGTCGCCAGCAGGCGGTCGATGGTGCGGCGGCCCAGGCCGTGCGCCAGATGCGCAGGCTCCAGCGGCTTTCCCGCACGCTCCAGGATCTGCACGACGCGCCGCTCGATGTCGCTTTGTGCGGCGGAGCCGTCGCGCAGCGCCACGACCTTCTTGGAGGTCGCGGTCAGGCTGCGGCCGACGGCGAGCGAGAGCGTGTCGCCGAGCGAGGCCAGGTAGTAGTCGGCCATCCACTCGAGCAGCTGCAGGAGCTTTTCCGTGACGATGGGGCAATCGTCGAGGAGCGACAGGATGCTGCGGCACGAAACGCCTTCGGGCGCCTGCTCGCCGGTGCCGATGACGAGCGCAGTCACGCGGCGCGGGCCCAGCGGCACCATCACGCGCACGCCGGGCCGCACCGCGTCCGACAGTCCCTCGGGCACTGCGTAGGTCAGGCGGGCCAGCGCGGCGACGGCCGGAAGCGGCGTGACGTGAACGAAAGCGGGCACGATGGCCGATCCATTACATCACCGTCGTTGCCGGGAAAGCCGCGCGCGCTGCACTGTGCCGACATGCTTTTGGCACACCGTCCTCATCGCGCGACCTTCTGGTATCTCGCACCCGATCGCCTCGTCGCCGCCGTGCTGGCGCGAACGAGCGAGGAGCCGCTGCTGGAGGCGTGCGCGGCATCGTACGCGCATGGCAATGGGCAGTGTCTGTTCGCGCCGGGTGTCGTCGAGCTGTCGTGGGTGCTGGGCGCCGAGCGCATCCCGCACGTGGCCGCGCTGTCGGCATCGTTGTGCAGCTTGCGCGAGGACGACGCGCCGGCCGAGGCGGAGACCGCCTCGGTACGCGTGTCGGGCGACGGCGAGC
This is a stretch of genomic DNA from Candidatus Limnocylindrales bacterium. It encodes these proteins:
- the priA gene encoding primosomal protein N', which encodes MPAFVHVTPLPAVAALARLTYAVPEGLSDAVRPGVRVMVPLGPRRVTALVIGTGEQAPEGVSCRSILSLLDDCPIVTEKLLQLLEWMADYYLASLGDTLSLAVGRSLTATSKKVVALRDGSAAQSDIERRVVQILERAGKPLEPAHLAHGLGRRTIDRLLATLAERGVVGIEDVLGSPRAKTRYETLVTVERMADEATEAALFTRAPKRRALFEHLLTLPHRSATVSELAELFPSAGASLPALAEAGLVRLSRSEMFRAPAAISEHYEAPELTQAQAHAVEAIEAGLGSFSTFLLQGVTASGKTEIYLRTIESVLQRGSGALVLVPEISLTHQVVARLRGRFGDLVAVLHSDLTPGERWDEWRRIARGQARIAVGARSAVLAPLPSLGVIVVDEEHDAAYKQDDGVRYHARDTAVMRARIEGCPVVLGSATPSLESWRHAREGRYRHLVLPTRVTASPPPRMEAIDLRGRDIAASGGLSEQLIEAMKANFLAKGQTLLFLNRRGYASSIQCWECGETLQCDACSVALTLHQHDRSLRCHHCDARRAIPSVCTGCGRDSLFSQGLGTQKLEAAVRSILPKARVARLDRDTTEERGLLAATLLAWKRAEVDVLIGTQMIAKGHDVPGVTLVGVVQADLSLSVPDFRGAERTFQLLAQVAGRAGRGSEQGRVLVQTYRPDQPVISLALAGDFDAFAQAELAERAELGFPPVRRMGMLRLEGPERPVVERLSEQAARAMAEAGAGDPSFVLRGPAPAVLERIKDRFRYHVHARAGRSSVVRQALARARVAVASEARVKRVRVLVDVDPVDMF